The Deltaproteobacteria bacterium genome segment ATGTAGGTCCAATCCTCCAGCTCAATCCTCCCCGAATTTCCTATCTATCAACCGCCCGATGGCCCGGATTGCTTTCCGGGCATCCGGGCCTTCGGCCCTGATCTTCACCCTGGATCCGGCAGCGGCCGCAAGCATCATCACCCCCATTATGCTCTTGGCATCTGCCACCATACCGTCCTTCTCTATCGAAATCTCCGCGTTGTACCTGTTGGCCAGCCGAACCATCAACCCCGCCGCTCTCGCGTGCAGTCCGAGCCTGTTCTTGATCACAAAGGTCTGCTCTTCCATCGTTACTGTTGCTTCACGCCCTTTTTCAGAATCTCACTGGCAATATTGATGTTCCTCTGACCGTAGGACCTGATAAATTCGGCGAGTTCCCCCAGGGC includes the following:
- a CDS encoding HPr family phosphocarrier protein encodes the protein MEEQTFVIKNRLGLHARAAGLMVRLANRYNAEISIEKDGMVADAKSIMGVMMLAAAAGSRVKIRAEGPDARKAIRAIGRLIDRKFGED